Proteins encoded by one window of Clostridium perfringens:
- a CDS encoding alpha-galactosidase, which yields MPIIFHKELKEFHLYNKEISYIIHILPNGHVGNLYFGKKIDPYKTYNHLFEGIYRPLAAYVYEGDNKFSLQNTRQEYPTFGLSDFRKGAFLIKQENGSEISDFKYESHKIIEGKLKLKGLPQTYVENKEDATTLEITLLDEVIKSKLKLYFTIFEDRAVITRSASFLNLSNKSINIEKAMSFNLDLPDSNYNMIQLNGAWGRERHVYDRSIKEGTQGFYSLKGASSAEFNPFLALRRSNTDEFSGEVIGFSLVYSGNFMAEIDVDTYNQTRIMMGIHPDRFSWPLNLNEEFYTPEVVIVYSDKGLNYMSQVYHSLYRECLMRGKWKNSVRPILLNSWEALSFSIDEEKIKELATNASKLGVELFVLDDGWFGKRNNDNAGLGDWTVNKEKFPNGLNEIIEYINKLGMDFGIWIEPEMVNKESELYRSHPDWIIHDPNRKPSHTRNQYTLDFSRDEVVDHIYNQIEKLLSDYNISYVKWDMNRYITECYSKDKGANLQGTVYHKYILNVYKLYDKLTTRFPNILFESCSSGGARFDPGMLYYAPQTWTSDNTDAIERIKIQYGSSLVYPLISMGSHVSESPNQQVFRETALETRANVAYFGNLGYELDVNNLSDVEKEEIKKQIQFYKENIEVFQFGKFYRIKNPYNNNISAWMVKSNDEKTIILGCYKLLNHANEGKERVKLFGLDKDGDYKLSYPYEKEFKGDELMNVGISMNDDYFCNSGNDFSSVLYLLRKI from the coding sequence ATGCCGATTATTTTTCATAAAGAATTGAAGGAATTTCATTTATATAATAAAGAAATTAGCTATATTATTCATATTCTACCTAATGGACATGTTGGAAATTTATATTTTGGTAAAAAAATAGATCCCTATAAAACATATAATCATTTGTTTGAAGGTATTTATAGACCTTTAGCTGCTTATGTATATGAAGGGGATAACAAATTTTCTTTACAGAATACTAGGCAAGAATATCCAACCTTTGGTCTTTCTGATTTTAGGAAGGGAGCATTTTTAATAAAACAAGAAAATGGTAGTGAAATTTCAGACTTTAAATATGAAAGTCATAAAATAATAGAAGGAAAATTAAAATTAAAAGGGCTACCACAAACCTATGTTGAAAACAAAGAAGATGCAACAACATTAGAAATCACATTATTAGATGAGGTAATAAAAAGTAAATTGAAGCTCTATTTTACTATATTTGAAGATAGAGCAGTTATTACAAGAAGTGCTAGTTTTTTAAATCTTAGTAATAAGTCAATAAATATAGAAAAGGCAATGAGTTTTAATTTAGATTTACCTGATTCTAATTATAATATGATTCAGCTTAATGGGGCATGGGGAAGAGAAAGACATGTTTATGATAGAAGCATTAAAGAAGGGACTCAAGGGTTTTATAGTTTAAAAGGAGCTAGCAGTGCAGAGTTTAATCCTTTTTTAGCTCTTAGGAGATCAAATACAGATGAGTTTTCAGGAGAAGTTATAGGATTTTCATTAGTTTACAGTGGAAACTTTATGGCAGAAATTGATGTAGATACTTATAATCAAACTAGAATTATGATGGGAATTCATCCTGATAGATTTAGCTGGCCTTTAAATTTAAATGAAGAATTTTATACTCCAGAAGTAGTTATAGTTTATTCTGATAAGGGACTAAATTACATGAGTCAAGTATATCATAGTCTGTATAGAGAGTGCTTAATGAGAGGAAAATGGAAAAATAGCGTAAGGCCTATTCTTTTAAATAGTTGGGAAGCACTTAGCTTTTCTATTGATGAAGAAAAAATAAAAGAGTTAGCTACAAATGCTTCAAAGCTTGGAGTAGAACTTTTTGTTTTAGATGATGGATGGTTTGGAAAAAGAAATAATGATAATGCTGGCCTAGGAGATTGGACTGTAAATAAGGAAAAGTTTCCTAATGGATTAAATGAAATAATAGAGTATATAAATAAACTTGGTATGGACTTTGGTATCTGGATTGAACCAGAAATGGTTAATAAGGAGAGTGAACTTTATAGATCTCATCCAGATTGGATTATTCATGATCCTAATAGAAAACCTTCCCATACAAGAAATCAATATACATTAGATTTTTCTAGGGATGAAGTAGTTGACCATATATATAACCAGATAGAAAAGTTACTTTCTGATTATAATATTTCCTACGTAAAATGGGATATGAATAGATATATAACTGAATGTTATAGCAAGGATAAAGGAGCAAATTTACAAGGTACTGTATATCACAAGTATATATTAAATGTTTATAAGTTATATGATAAATTGACAACAAGATTCCCTAATATACTTTTTGAATCATGTTCTAGTGGAGGGGCTAGGTTTGATCCAGGTATGTTATACTATGCACCTCAAACTTGGACTAGTGATAATACTGATGCTATAGAACGTATAAAAATTCAATATGGAAGCTCCTTAGTTTATCCTTTAATATCTATGGGAAGTCATGTATCAGAATCTCCAAATCAACAAGTATTTAGAGAAACTGCATTAGAAACAAGAGCAAATGTAGCATATTTCGGTAACTTAGGATATGAGCTTGACGTTAATAATTTATCGGATGTTGAGAAAGAAGAAATAAAGAAGCAAATACAGTTTTATAAAGAAAATATAGAAGTTTTTCAATTTGGTAAATTTTATAGAATAAAGAATCCGTATAACAATAATATTTCTGCTTGGATGGTTAAATCAAATGATGAGAAGACTATTATTCTTGGATGTTATAAGCTTTTAAATCATGCCAATGAAGGAAAGGAAAGAGTAAAGTTATTTGGATTAGACAAAGATGGGGATTATAAGTTGAGTTATCCTTATGAAAAAGAATTTAAGGGTGATGAACTTATGAATGTTGGAATTTCAATGAATGATGATTATTTTTGTAATAGCGGAAATGATTTTTCATCAGTACTTTATTTATTAAGAAAAATATAA
- a CDS encoding carbohydrate ABC transporter permease: protein MEGKKISRIFMHLFLIIIAIIMILPFVWMVLTSFKSVTESTQMNPFVIFPSQWRIENYIEVIKGNDFLALYINTFLMMIFRVICSVLFSAMAAYAFARLEFPGRNFLFGLVLFQMMIPAQVFIIPQYLMIDQINMRNTIFALVFPGLVSAFGTFLLRQFFMGLPKELEEAAYLDGCNIGQTFFKVMLPLARSGLVALSIFTALFAFKDLMWPLIVNSNTDAATLSSALSKIQSAYSVNYPQLMAASVLAIWPMLAVYIIFQKQFIEGIATSGGKL from the coding sequence ATGGAAGGAAAGAAAATATCTAGAATATTTATGCATTTATTTTTAATTATTATAGCAATAATCATGATATTACCCTTTGTATGGATGGTATTAACATCATTCAAATCAGTAACAGAATCTACTCAGATGAATCCTTTTGTTATTTTTCCAAGTCAGTGGAGAATAGAGAATTATATAGAAGTTATAAAGGGAAATGACTTTTTAGCATTATATATAAATACATTTTTAATGATGATTTTTAGAGTGATTTGCTCAGTTTTATTTAGTGCAATGGCAGCCTATGCCTTTGCAAGATTAGAATTTCCAGGAAGAAATTTTCTGTTTGGATTAGTCTTATTCCAAATGATGATTCCAGCGCAAGTTTTTATAATTCCACAATATTTAATGATAGACCAGATTAACATGAGAAATACTATTTTTGCCCTTGTTTTTCCAGGACTAGTTAGTGCCTTTGGAACCTTCCTTTTAAGACAATTTTTTATGGGATTACCAAAGGAGTTAGAGGAAGCCGCATACTTAGATGGATGTAATATAGGACAAACATTTTTTAAAGTTATGTTACCTTTAGCAAGATCAGGATTAGTTGCCTTAAGCATATTTACAGCATTATTTGCATTTAAAGATTTAATGTGGCCATTAATTGTTAACTCAAATACAGATGCGGCTACTTTATCATCTGCATTATCAAAAATTCAAAGTGCTTATTCTGTAAATTATCCTCAACTTATGGCAGCATCAGTACTAGCAATATGGCCTATGTTAGCTGTGTATATTATTTTCCAAAAACAATTTATTGAGGGTATAGCAACTTCAGGAGGAAAACTTTAA
- a CDS encoding carbohydrate ABC transporter permease, protein MELRKNNLFKRLFVPNRKRKEWIWGYFLVAPTIIGLIILNIIPIFQVLKMSFYKSGDFGRNDIFIGFENYIRLLGDEQVWQATINTLKYTFFVVPLNVIIALILATILNKKIKGRDIYRTIYFIPMVATPAAITMVWKWLYNTQFGLINHLLGKIGIPKIDWINDPKIAIYSIIIIGVWSTIGYSMVLILAGLQEIPKDYYEAATIDGANSVNQFFNITLPLVSPTLFFVIVTNIIQSMQVFDVIYMMIDITSPAYDKTVSLVYLFYNNAFKYSDKGYGSTIIILLLIIILIFTFIQMKLQKKWVNYM, encoded by the coding sequence ATGGAACTTAGAAAAAACAATTTATTTAAAAGACTTTTTGTTCCTAATAGAAAGAGAAAGGAATGGATTTGGGGATATTTTTTAGTAGCTCCCACTATTATAGGGTTAATTATTCTAAATATTATACCAATATTTCAAGTGTTAAAAATGAGTTTTTACAAAAGTGGTGATTTTGGTAGAAATGATATTTTTATAGGATTTGAAAATTATATAAGATTACTAGGTGATGAGCAAGTATGGCAAGCAACTATTAATACTTTAAAATATACATTCTTTGTTGTTCCATTAAACGTAATCATTGCGCTTATTTTAGCTACAATATTAAATAAAAAGATAAAGGGAAGAGATATTTATAGAACTATTTATTTTATTCCAATGGTAGCCACACCAGCTGCTATAACAATGGTTTGGAAATGGTTATATAATACACAATTTGGATTAATAAATCATTTGCTTGGAAAGATAGGAATTCCTAAGATAGATTGGATAAATGACCCTAAAATAGCTATATACTCAATAATAATTATTGGGGTTTGGAGTACTATTGGATATAGTATGGTACTTATATTAGCAGGACTTCAAGAAATACCAAAAGATTATTATGAGGCAGCTACTATTGATGGAGCTAACTCTGTAAATCAATTTTTCAATATAACACTTCCTTTAGTTTCACCAACATTATTTTTTGTAATTGTTACAAATATAATTCAGTCTATGCAAGTGTTTGATGTTATTTATATGATGATAGATATAACAAGCCCTGCTTACGATAAAACAGTATCACTTGTTTATTTATTCTATAATAATGCATTTAAGTATTCAGATAAAGGGTATGGATCAACAATCATTATATTATTATTAATTATTATTTTAATATTTACATTTATCCAAATGAAGTTGCAGAAGAAATGGGTAAATTACATGTAG
- a CDS encoding sugar ABC transporter substrate-binding protein, which produces MRKRFKLVALSLCTLFLSGCGSKGQEKVGKSNDGTVTLSYAIWDSGQEKGLRKLADEFESKNPNTKINIQVIGWNDYWTMLEAAATGGSLPDTFWMHSNEIHRYGSNGMLLSLNDYIKNSEVVDLKNFPEGLNEIYNINDNQYAIPKDFDTIGLWYNKKMFDEAQIPYPDETWNWDKLYEVSKKLTKADGSQFGVLAPLHNQEGYYNFVYQNGGDIITDDKKSGYDNPKTIEAMNYYFNLSKEGLSPKIFNDKERAEALQNGQAAMGFFGSWNLGSFADNEYMAKNFDVTVLPSSNDGKRATIFNGLGNAISAKTEHPEEAWKWVEYLSSKEGQEKQGELGIAIPAYNGAADIWAKNNTTFNTKAFVDMLDYAQIRPYSNSTAKWEDKATEILKKAYLQDMSAEEACKEIAKMMNDYLNQEK; this is translated from the coding sequence ATGAGAAAGAGGTTTAAACTAGTAGCTCTTAGCTTATGTACTTTATTTTTATCTGGATGTGGTAGTAAAGGTCAGGAGAAAGTTGGTAAATCTAATGATGGAACTGTAACACTTTCCTATGCAATATGGGATTCAGGACAAGAAAAAGGGTTACGTAAGTTAGCTGATGAATTTGAAAGTAAAAATCCAAACACAAAGATTAATATACAGGTAATAGGATGGAATGATTATTGGACAATGCTAGAAGCAGCTGCAACTGGGGGATCATTACCAGATACATTTTGGATGCACTCTAATGAAATTCATCGTTATGGATCAAATGGAATGTTACTTAGTCTAAATGATTATATTAAAAATAGTGAAGTAGTTGATTTGAAAAACTTCCCAGAGGGGTTAAATGAAATTTACAACATAAATGATAATCAATACGCAATTCCAAAGGATTTTGATACTATTGGATTATGGTATAACAAGAAAATGTTTGATGAAGCTCAAATACCTTATCCTGATGAAACTTGGAATTGGGATAAATTATATGAAGTTTCAAAGAAATTAACAAAGGCAGATGGAAGCCAATTTGGAGTATTAGCACCATTGCATAATCAAGAGGGATATTATAATTTTGTATATCAAAATGGTGGAGATATTATAACTGATGACAAGAAGTCAGGATATGATAACCCTAAAACTATAGAGGCTATGAATTATTATTTTAATCTTTCTAAAGAAGGATTATCTCCTAAAATTTTTAATGACAAAGAAAGAGCAGAGGCATTACAAAATGGACAAGCAGCTATGGGATTCTTTGGTTCTTGGAATTTAGGTTCTTTTGCTGATAATGAATATATGGCTAAAAATTTTGATGTTACTGTTTTACCTTCATCAAATGATGGAAAAAGAGCAACAATATTCAATGGTTTAGGTAACGCTATTTCAGCTAAAACAGAGCATCCAGAGGAAGCTTGGAAATGGGTAGAATATTTAAGCTCAAAAGAAGGACAAGAAAAACAAGGTGAATTAGGTATAGCAATTCCAGCATATAATGGAGCTGCTGATATATGGGCAAAGAACAATACTACTTTTAATACAAAAGCATTTGTAGATATGTTAGATTATGCTCAAATAAGACCATATTCTAATTCTACAGCTAAATGGGAAGATAAGGCTACTGAAATTTTAAAGAAAGCATATCTTCAAGATATGTCAGCTGAAGAAGCTTGTAAAGAGATTGCTAAAATGATGAATGACTATTTGAATCAAGAAAAGTAA
- a CDS encoding AraC family transcriptional regulator: MSKFETYVFNNENYIDLKPIQFGSEKCDPLHSVGPTVKNNYLFHYVISGKGKFFSVDPKTFEKKYYEVSPGEGFLICPNEICSYQSDENDPWHYMWIEFNGIKAKLYMEEAGLTPANPIFKLKESINSLKIIEEMKSIISNNKKNPSFLIGHLYLFINSLIEFSLNSTLNELDTLNELYIREALNFIEENYNRNISVEDVSNRCNLSKSYFTRIFKKHMNTTPQEFLIQYKMLQACNLLKDKSLSISQVAELLGYSNQFNFSVAFKKKFNLSPSKWRTTFINNIS, encoded by the coding sequence ATGTCTAAGTTTGAAACTTATGTATTTAATAATGAAAATTATATAGATTTAAAACCAATTCAATTCGGTTCTGAAAAATGCGATCCATTACACTCAGTAGGCCCAACAGTAAAAAATAATTATTTATTTCATTATGTTATATCTGGTAAAGGGAAATTTTTTTCTGTTGATCCAAAAACATTTGAAAAAAAATATTATGAGGTCTCTCCTGGTGAAGGATTTTTAATCTGCCCAAATGAAATATGCTCATATCAATCTGATGAAAATGATCCATGGCATTATATGTGGATTGAATTTAATGGAATAAAAGCAAAACTTTATATGGAAGAAGCTGGTCTAACTCCTGCTAATCCTATATTTAAACTTAAAGAAAGCATAAACTCTCTTAAAATCATTGAAGAAATGAAATCTATTATCAGTAATAACAAAAAAAATCCTAGCTTTCTAATAGGACATCTATACCTCTTTATTAATTCTCTAATAGAATTCTCATTAAATAGTACCTTAAATGAACTTGATACTCTAAATGAACTATATATCCGCGAAGCATTAAATTTTATTGAAGAAAACTATAATCGCAATATTTCAGTTGAAGACGTATCAAATAGATGTAATCTAAGTAAATCATATTTTACTCGTATATTTAAAAAACATATGAATACAACCCCACAAGAATTTTTAATTCAGTATAAAATGTTACAAGCTTGCAATTTATTAAAAGATAAAAGTTTATCTATTTCTCAAGTTGCTGAATTATTAGGTTATTCTAATCAATTTAATTTCTCAGTAGCCTTCAAGAAAAAATTCAATTTATCTCCATCTAAATGGAGAACAACTTTTATTAATAATATTTCTTAA
- the rlmD gene encoding 23S rRNA (uracil(1939)-C(5))-methyltransferase RlmD: protein MVEKNKEYIFDIISQGYEGEGIAKIDNKYPIFIEGALKGEKVKVRIVKVNKNFAYGKLMEVLEASEERVNPPCAIYKRCGGCKLQHASYKAQLDFKWDRVKDCVSKIGKLDPSIVKYPLGMENPWRYRNKVQLPIGLINGEVKIGFFAPRSHDIIDMESCLIQDEIGDKVVKLTREWIEKFNIRPYNVDGEYDEKGIVRHIMIRRGFTTNEVMVVLVTNGEKLPHKEEFVDLMVKNIPGIKSVIQNINLKKTNVILGLESKTLWGEDTISDYIGDFRFNISPLSFFQVNPTQTEVLYGKALEYANLTGNEEVFDAYCGTGTITLFLSQKAKKVYGVEIIPQAIDNAWINAKENKVENVEFFVGESEVVIPDLINKGVKADVVVVDPPRKGCDKKLLDAITNINAKKIVYVSCDPSTLGRDLQVLEENGYKTLEVQPVDMFPNTSHVENVAKLIKK, encoded by the coding sequence ATGGTTGAAAAGAATAAAGAATATATTTTTGATATAATCTCTCAAGGATATGAGGGTGAAGGAATAGCTAAAATTGATAATAAATACCCAATTTTTATTGAGGGAGCTTTAAAGGGCGAAAAGGTTAAAGTAAGAATAGTTAAGGTTAATAAAAATTTTGCTTATGGAAAACTTATGGAAGTATTAGAAGCTTCAGAGGAAAGAGTTAATCCACCTTGTGCTATTTATAAAAGATGCGGTGGATGTAAGCTTCAGCACGCTTCTTACAAAGCACAATTAGATTTTAAATGGGATAGAGTTAAGGACTGTGTTAGCAAGATTGGAAAGTTAGATCCTAGTATAGTTAAATATCCTTTAGGAATGGAGAATCCTTGGAGATATAGAAATAAGGTTCAATTACCAATAGGATTAATTAATGGAGAGGTTAAAATAGGATTCTTTGCTCCAAGAAGTCATGATATTATCGACATGGAATCTTGCTTAATTCAAGATGAAATAGGAGATAAGGTTGTTAAACTTACTAGAGAGTGGATAGAGAAATTTAATATAAGACCATATAATGTAGATGGTGAGTATGATGAAAAGGGAATAGTAAGACATATAATGATAAGAAGAGGTTTTACAACTAATGAGGTTATGGTTGTCTTAGTTACAAATGGAGAAAAACTTCCTCATAAAGAAGAGTTTGTAGACTTAATGGTTAAAAATATTCCTGGAATAAAGAGTGTTATACAAAATATAAACTTAAAGAAAACTAATGTAATATTAGGATTAGAAAGTAAAACTCTATGGGGAGAAGATACAATATCAGATTACATAGGAGACTTTAGATTCAACATATCTCCATTATCATTCTTCCAAGTAAATCCTACTCAAACAGAGGTTTTATATGGTAAGGCTTTAGAATATGCAAATCTTACAGGAAATGAAGAGGTGTTTGATGCATATTGTGGAACAGGAACAATAACATTATTCCTATCACAAAAGGCTAAAAAGGTTTATGGAGTAGAAATAATTCCGCAGGCCATAGATAATGCTTGGATAAATGCAAAGGAAAATAAAGTAGAGAATGTGGAATTCTTCGTTGGAGAATCAGAAGTGGTGATTCCAGACTTAATAAATAAGGGAGTAAAAGCTGATGTGGTAGTAGTAGATCCGCCAAGAAAAGGGTGCGATAAAAAATTACTAGATGCCATAACAAATATAAATGCTAAAAAAATAGTATATGTAAGCTGTGATCCAAGCACCTTAGGAAGAGACTTACAAGTATTAGAAGAGAATGGCTATAAAACTTTAGAAGTTCAACCAGTGGATATGTTTCCTAATACATCTCACGTAGAAAATGTAGCTAAGTTAATAAAAAAATAA
- a CDS encoding aminotransferase-like domain-containing protein, whose amino-acid sequence MFKNLTFNENEKKYIQIARYIRELINRGVLIEGSKLPSSREISSILSIGRNTIMSAYEILESEGFVETIKGKGTFVKKEFSNEKSTNVSSMKKENSEIKEDNKWNIDWKYKTNEYGVLAESLDIIKSEEKWEKGMISFKSIAPPGNLFNIEELKRSFSNRIALEKHKIVNYGYAVGYKPFIDYLKDYMKEKGAYSEEKEIIVTNGFTEGLDMMLSAFTKEGDYILCENPTHNTALKIMKTHKLNIIGVKMTKDGMDIEDLNKKIKKFGEKIKFSYLIPSYHNPTGVVASIKKREEVYNILKDAGIPIIEDGFNEELLYESSPTIPLASLDRESNGVIYIGSFSKILFPGLRIGWVYGDKKIIGILESVKRCRNIHTSFLDQGILYDFMISGAFEKYIKKVRKVYKEKYKFTKRIIEKYIKEAEIWGEGGLYMFLKIKGVDTRELLKRCYDRGVLFMPGDLFYIDKDLYLEKENRVFSLEGHNIKGREKRDTLRIGFTRLSEEEIEKGIKIIGEEVKSILT is encoded by the coding sequence ATGTTTAAGAATTTAACTTTTAATGAAAATGAGAAGAAGTATATACAAATAGCAAGGTATATTAGGGAGCTTATTAATAGAGGCGTTTTAATAGAAGGAAGTAAACTGCCTTCCTCAAGAGAGATTAGCAGTATTTTATCAATAGGAAGAAATACTATTATGTCTGCTTATGAAATTTTAGAAAGTGAAGGCTTTGTTGAAACCATAAAAGGTAAGGGAACTTTTGTAAAAAAAGAATTTTCTAATGAGAAATCTACTAATGTTTCATCAATGAAGAAAGAAAACTCTGAAATTAAAGAGGATAATAAGTGGAATATTGATTGGAAGTATAAAACTAATGAATATGGAGTATTAGCTGAAAGTTTAGATATTATAAAAAGTGAAGAGAAGTGGGAAAAGGGAATGATTTCTTTTAAAAGTATAGCTCCTCCAGGAAATCTTTTTAATATTGAGGAGTTAAAGAGATCCTTTTCTAATAGAATTGCCTTAGAAAAACATAAAATAGTTAATTATGGTTATGCTGTGGGATATAAACCTTTTATAGATTATTTAAAGGATTATATGAAAGAAAAGGGTGCTTATTCAGAGGAAAAAGAAATAATAGTAACTAATGGATTTACAGAAGGACTAGATATGATGCTTTCTGCATTTACAAAAGAGGGAGATTATATACTTTGTGAAAATCCAACTCATAACACAGCTTTAAAAATAATGAAGACTCACAAACTAAATATTATTGGAGTTAAAATGACCAAAGATGGCATGGACATAGAGGATTTAAATAAAAAAATTAAAAAATTTGGGGAAAAGATTAAATTTTCTTACTTAATTCCCTCATATCATAACCCAACAGGAGTTGTGGCATCTATTAAAAAAAGAGAAGAGGTATATAATATTTTAAAAGATGCTGGTATTCCTATTATAGAGGATGGTTTTAATGAGGAGCTTTTATATGAAAGTTCACCAACTATTCCTTTAGCATCCTTAGATAGAGAAAGTAATGGAGTAATATACATAGGAAGTTTTTCTAAAATATTATTTCCAGGTTTAAGAATAGGATGGGTATATGGAGATAAGAAAATAATAGGGATATTAGAAAGCGTAAAAAGATGTAGAAATATCCACACCTCCTTCTTAGATCAAGGAATTCTTTATGATTTCATGATAAGTGGAGCCTTTGAAAAGTATATTAAGAAAGTTAGAAAAGTTTATAAGGAAAAATATAAATTTACTAAGAGGATTATAGAAAAATATATTAAAGAAGCAGAAATTTGGGGTGAAGGTGGACTCTATATGTTCTTAAAAATAAAAGGCGTTGATACAAGAGAGCTTTTAAAAAGGTGCTATGATAGGGGAGTTCTCTTTATGCCTGGAGATTTATTTTATATAGATAAGGACCTTTACCTAGAAAAAGAAAATAGAGTGTTTTCTTTAGAGGGACATAATATTAAAGGGCGAGAGAAGAGAGATACCTTAAGGATTGGTTTTACAAGGCTTTCAGAGGAAGAGATAGAAAAGGGAATAAAGATAATAGGTGAGGAAGTTAAGAGTATTTTAACTTAA
- a CDS encoding DUF1540 domain-containing protein: MKHNSSIGCTVHECKYHCNEDNYCTLNKIEVVKHTAEASSTECTDCGSFERK; the protein is encoded by the coding sequence ATGAAACACAATTCAAGTATCGGATGTACAGTTCATGAATGTAAGTACCATTGTAATGAGGACAATTATTGTACTCTAAACAAAATCGAAGTTGTAAAGCACACTGCTGAAGCATCTTCTACAGAATGTACTGATTGTGGAAGTTTCGAAAGAAAATAA
- the cls gene encoding cardiolipin synthase: MEKFLKKLLSRAFIVGFLIFIQFVILMGAIWKVSEDFIYVYFLFIFISIVVFIYIVSRKDNPSYKLAWAVPVLLVPVFGGLFYLIFGGNKTSKKFRKQIKASYDETAHLLYNDRKVLDELEEQDKSIANQSRYIADYSQFPVYKNTTTEYLSPGEVFFERLKEELKKAKHYIFMEYFIVHEGVMWDSILEILEEKVKEGVEVRFVYDDMGCLGTLPYKYNEVLEAKGIKCMVFNPFVPLLSLRMNNRDHRKITVIDGHTGFTGGINLADEYINEIVRFGHWKDASIMIKGDAVWNLTVMFLQIWNFYSERKEQYEKYYPYFHHEDEFESDGYVQPYGDSPLDDEIVGENVYLNIINKAKDYVYINTPYLIIDNELVTALTLAAKSGIDVRIVTPHIEDKWYAHIVTRAYYPQLIESGVKIYEYTPGFIHSKTFVSDDEIGIVGTINMDYRSLYLHFECGVWLYKTKSVGQIKDDFLKTLEKCQRITLEDCAKVKVPTRILRSIIRVFAPLM, translated from the coding sequence ATGGAAAAATTTCTGAAAAAACTACTAAGTAGAGCATTTATAGTTGGATTTCTTATATTCATACAGTTTGTTATACTTATGGGGGCAATATGGAAAGTAAGCGAAGATTTCATATATGTATATTTTCTGTTTATCTTTATTAGTATAGTAGTATTTATTTATATTGTTAGTAGAAAAGATAATCCATCCTATAAATTAGCATGGGCGGTTCCTGTATTATTAGTTCCTGTCTTTGGAGGATTATTTTATTTAATATTTGGTGGAAATAAGACAAGCAAAAAGTTTAGAAAACAAATAAAAGCTTCTTATGATGAAACAGCACATTTATTATATAATGATAGAAAAGTTTTAGATGAGTTAGAAGAACAAGATAAAAGTATAGCTAATCAATCAAGGTACATAGCTGATTACTCTCAGTTTCCAGTATATAAAAATACTACAACAGAGTATTTATCTCCTGGAGAAGTGTTTTTTGAAAGATTAAAAGAAGAGTTGAAAAAAGCAAAGCATTACATATTTATGGAATATTTCATAGTACATGAAGGTGTTATGTGGGACTCTATTTTAGAAATATTAGAGGAAAAGGTTAAAGAAGGGGTAGAGGTTAGATTCGTTTATGATGATATGGGGTGTTTAGGTACTTTACCATATAAATATAATGAAGTTTTAGAGGCTAAGGGAATTAAATGTATGGTGTTTAATCCTTTTGTACCCCTTTTATCCTTAAGAATGAATAACCGTGATCATAGAAAAATAACTGTTATAGATGGGCATACTGGGTTTACTGGGGGAATAAACTTAGCTGATGAATACATAAATGAAATTGTTAGATTTGGACATTGGAAGGATGCCTCCATAATGATAAAGGGGGATGCTGTTTGGAATTTAACAGTTATGTTTCTTCAAATATGGAATTTCTATAGTGAAAGAAAAGAGCAGTATGAAAAATATTACCCATATTTTCATCATGAAGATGAATTTGAAAGTGATGGATATGTTCAGCCCTATGGAGATAGTCCTTTAGATGATGAAATAGTAGGGGAAAATGTATATTTAAATATTATAAATAAGGCAAAGGACTATGTTTATATAAATACTCCATACCTTATTATTGATAATGAGCTTGTTACAGCGCTTACTCTTGCTGCTAAAAGTGGAATAGATGTTAGAATAGTTACTCCTCACATTGAGGACAAATGGTATGCTCATATAGTTACAAGGGCCTATTATCCTCAGCTTATAGAATCTGGTGTTAAGATATATGAATATACTCCAGGATTTATTCACTCAAAGACCTTTGTCTCTGATGATGAAATAGGAATAGTAGGTACTATTAATATGGATTATAGAAGTTTATATCTTCATTTTGAATGTGGAGTTTGGCTATATAAAACTAAATCTGTAGGACAGATAAAAGATGATTTCTTAAAAACTTTAGAAAAATGTCAAAGAATAACTTTAGAAGATTGTGCTAAGGTTAAAGTTCCTACTAGAATTTTAAGGTCTATAATAAGAGTATTTGCTCCACTTATGTAA